Proteins found in one Methylobacterium sp. CB376 genomic segment:
- a CDS encoding cytidine deaminase has protein sequence MTATDALFAAARAVQARAHAPYSRFRVGAALLDETGAIHAGCNVENAAYPVGTCAEAGAIAAMVASGGRRIAAMLVLGDGEALVTPCGACRQRIREFAAPDTPIHVAGPAGVRRSFTLDALLPASFGPDNLGAGA, from the coding sequence ATGACCGCCACCGACGCCCTCTTCGCCGCCGCCCGGGCCGTGCAGGCCCGGGCCCACGCGCCCTACTCGCGCTTCCGCGTCGGCGCCGCCCTCCTGGACGAGACCGGGGCGATCCATGCCGGCTGCAACGTCGAGAACGCGGCCTACCCGGTCGGCACCTGCGCGGAGGCCGGCGCCATCGCCGCCATGGTGGCGAGCGGGGGACGGCGCATCGCGGCGATGCTGGTGCTCGGGGACGGCGAGGCGCTGGTGACCCCCTGCGGCGCCTGCCGCCAGCGCATCCGGGAATTCGCCGCGCCGGACACGCCCATCCACGTGGCGGGGCCCGCGGGCGTGCGGCGCAGCTTCACCTTGGACGCCCTGCTGCCCGCCTCGTTCGGCCCGGACAATCTCGGGGCCGGGGCGTGA
- a CDS encoding purine-nucleoside phosphorylase gives MSPPDPRAAAAAAALRARGVAGPFALAIVAGTGLGPLAERIASPRILPYDEIPHFPLSGVSGHAGRLVAGTLAGRPVLLFAGRVHPYERGDAAAMRVPLATLAALGGPPLLLTNAAGSLREEAGPGALALITDHLNLSGLNPLIGEPSDARFVPMVDAYDPGLQDGLRRAAARAGIPLHAGIYAWFSGPSFETPAEIRMAGLLGADLVGMSTVPEVILARFLGLRVAALSIVTNHAAGLHGGSPTHAETKRAAAPAAEAVGRLVEAWLSGPGGP, from the coding sequence GTGAGCCCGCCCGATCCCCGCGCCGCCGCGGCCGCCGCCGCGCTGCGCGCCCGCGGCGTCGCGGGTCCCTTCGCGCTCGCCATCGTGGCCGGCACCGGCCTCGGCCCCCTCGCGGAGCGGATCGCGTCGCCCCGCATCCTCCCCTACGACGAGATCCCGCATTTCCCGCTCTCCGGCGTCTCGGGCCATGCCGGGCGGCTCGTGGCGGGCACGCTCGCGGGCCGGCCCGTGCTGCTCTTCGCGGGCCGGGTCCATCCCTACGAGCGGGGCGATGCCGCCGCCATGCGGGTGCCGCTCGCCACCCTGGCGGCGCTGGGGGGCCCGCCCCTCCTTCTCACCAACGCGGCCGGGTCGCTGCGCGAGGAGGCCGGCCCCGGGGCCCTGGCGCTCATCACCGACCATCTCAACCTGTCGGGCCTCAACCCCCTGATCGGCGAGCCCTCCGACGCCCGCTTCGTGCCCATGGTCGACGCCTACGATCCGGGCCTGCAGGACGGCCTGCGGCGGGCCGCCGCGCGGGCGGGGATTCCCCTCCACGCGGGCATCTACGCGTGGTTCTCCGGCCCGAGCTTCGAGACGCCGGCCGAGATCCGCATGGCCGGGCTCCTCGGCGCGGACCTCGTCGGGATGTCGACGGTGCCGGAGGTGATCCTCGCCCGCTTCCTCGGCCTGCGGGTCGCCGCGCTCTCGATCGTCACCAACCACGCGGCCGGCCTGCACGGCGGCAGCCCGACCCATGCCGAGACCAAGCGCGCCGCCGCGCCGGCCGCCGAGGCGGTGGGCCGGCTCGTCGAAGCCTGGCTCTCGGGACCCGGGGGACCCTGA
- the rffA gene encoding dTDP-4-amino-4,6-dideoxygalactose transaminase codes for MTIESESRIPFGRPTVVGREFDYIADVLRNGSMAGGGPYTQRCEEWLKAELGTHRALLTHSCTAALEMAAILAEVGPGDEVVMPSFTFSATATAFVLRGATPVFVDIRPDTLNIDERLIEGALTPRTRAIAVVHYAGRACAMDAVMAVANARGLVVVEDAAHAHLARDGARPLGTIGHLGCLSFHETKNVIAGEGGALLVNDPRLAARAEIVRDKGTDRSRFLRGEVDKYTWQDVGSSYGPSEIVSAFLLAQLERAAAICDERRALCDAYRAGLAPLAARGLVTLPEAAGTQTNGHIFWLLTRDEDTRNRLLAHLGARGIQATFHYVPLHSAPAGRRHGRAGSSLAVTDSVSARLVRLPLFLNMTGGEIARVVAAVEAFYA; via the coding sequence ATGACGATCGAGTCCGAGTCCAGGATCCCGTTCGGGCGCCCCACGGTGGTCGGGCGGGAGTTCGACTACATCGCGGATGTCCTGCGCAACGGCAGCATGGCGGGGGGCGGGCCGTACACGCAGCGCTGCGAGGAGTGGCTCAAGGCCGAACTCGGCACGCACCGGGCGCTGCTGACGCATTCCTGCACGGCCGCCCTGGAGATGGCCGCGATCCTGGCGGAGGTCGGGCCCGGCGACGAGGTCGTGATGCCCTCCTTCACCTTCTCGGCCACCGCCACCGCCTTCGTGCTGCGCGGCGCCACGCCGGTCTTCGTCGACATCAGGCCCGACACCCTCAACATCGACGAGCGCCTCATCGAGGGCGCGCTCACCCCCCGCACCAGGGCGATCGCGGTCGTCCACTATGCCGGGCGGGCCTGCGCGATGGACGCCGTCATGGCGGTGGCGAACGCGCGCGGGCTCGTGGTGGTGGAGGATGCCGCCCACGCCCATCTGGCGCGGGACGGGGCGCGGCCCCTCGGCACGATCGGGCATCTCGGCTGCCTGTCGTTCCACGAGACCAAGAACGTGATCGCCGGCGAGGGCGGCGCGCTCCTCGTCAACGACCCCCGCCTCGCCGCGCGCGCCGAGATCGTGCGCGACAAGGGCACCGACCGCAGCCGCTTCCTGAGGGGCGAGGTCGACAAGTACACGTGGCAGGATGTCGGCTCCTCCTACGGCCCGAGCGAGATCGTGTCGGCGTTCCTGCTGGCCCAGCTCGAGCGCGCGGCGGCGATCTGCGACGAGCGGCGCGCCCTCTGCGACGCCTACCGGGCCGGCCTCGCCCCGCTCGCCGCGCGCGGCCTCGTCACCCTGCCGGAGGCGGCGGGCACCCAGACGAACGGCCACATCTTCTGGCTGCTGACGCGCGACGAGGACACCCGCAACCGCCTCCTGGCGCATCTGGGCGCGCGCGGCATCCAGGCCACCTTCCACTACGTGCCGCTCCATTCGGCGCCGGCCGGGCGGCGCCACGGGCGGGCCGGGTCGAGCCTCGCGGTCACGGATTCGGTCAGCGCGCGCCTCGTGCGGCTGCCGCTCTTCCTCAACATGACGGGGGGCGAGATCGCCCGGGTCGTGGCCGCGGTCGAGGCCTTCTACGCCTGA
- a CDS encoding peroxidase family protein: MVDSARDTSRDGLRNTIETFLLTRGRPFWQVANRQPWLARLLNRLIVDNAVRKAPMRPLRLSTMAPYSSWSSLTDRTWFSRYAPPGDLDPLPPLDAVARLFVTRPEGPRLSTRSTLLFPSFAQWFTDGFLMTDPADTRRTRTNHQIDLSQIYGLTEAVQAALRRRSEARGERGRLLSEMHGGEEWAPRLFDPEGRRDPRFSAVPDPVKMPDTLPPERKATLFAFGGERANATLFTAAINTLFLREHNRLCGVLEAAEPDWDDERIFQTARAINIVQLIKVVVEEYINHISPYWFRLLADPTPCYGARWNRENWIPVEFNLLYRWHSLVPERVRWRDGEVPMAGTRFGNGPLLAEGLGAALHAASATEAWRLGLFNTAEMLREVERASVQQGRTNRLASYNDYRELMNYPRITRFEQISGDPDVVAALRDLYGTVDRIEFFVGLFAEDLPPRAAVPPLIGRMVAADAFSHALTNPLLSPQVYNADTFTRAGMACIAETSTLRDIAARNLPGGGRGLRITMDHPLHRSSA, from the coding sequence ATGGTGGATTCCGCCCGCGACACCAGCCGGGACGGCCTGCGCAACACGATCGAGACCTTCCTGCTCACGCGCGGCAGGCCGTTCTGGCAGGTCGCCAACCGGCAGCCCTGGCTCGCGCGCCTGTTGAACCGGCTGATCGTCGACAATGCCGTGCGCAAGGCGCCGATGCGGCCGCTGCGGCTCAGCACCATGGCACCCTACAGCTCCTGGTCGTCGCTCACCGACAGGACGTGGTTCTCGCGCTACGCGCCGCCCGGAGATCTCGACCCGCTGCCGCCCCTGGACGCGGTGGCGCGCCTCTTCGTGACGCGGCCGGAAGGGCCGCGCCTGTCGACCCGCTCGACCCTCCTGTTCCCGAGCTTCGCCCAATGGTTCACGGACGGGTTCCTGATGACGGATCCCGCCGATACCCGCCGCACCCGGACCAATCACCAGATCGACCTGAGCCAGATCTACGGGCTCACCGAGGCGGTGCAGGCGGCCCTGCGGCGGCGCAGCGAGGCCCGCGGGGAGCGCGGGCGGCTCCTCTCCGAGATGCACGGCGGCGAGGAATGGGCGCCGCGCCTCTTCGACCCGGAGGGCCGGCGCGACCCGCGCTTCTCGGCCGTGCCCGATCCGGTGAAGATGCCCGACACGCTCCCGCCGGAGCGCAAGGCCACCCTCTTCGCCTTCGGGGGCGAGCGGGCCAACGCCACGCTCTTCACCGCGGCCATCAACACCCTGTTCCTGCGCGAGCACAACCGGCTCTGCGGCGTGCTCGAAGCCGCCGAGCCGGACTGGGACGACGAGCGGATCTTCCAGACCGCCCGCGCCATCAACATCGTCCAGCTGATCAAGGTCGTGGTCGAGGAGTACATCAACCACATCTCGCCCTACTGGTTCAGGCTGCTGGCCGACCCGACCCCCTGCTACGGCGCGCGGTGGAACCGCGAGAACTGGATCCCGGTGGAGTTCAACCTGCTCTACCGGTGGCACAGCCTGGTGCCCGAGCGGGTGCGATGGCGGGACGGCGAGGTCCCGATGGCCGGCACCCGCTTCGGGAACGGGCCGCTCCTGGCGGAGGGACTCGGCGCGGCCCTGCACGCCGCCAGCGCGACCGAGGCGTGGCGCCTCGGCCTCTTCAACACCGCCGAGATGCTGCGGGAGGTCGAGCGGGCGAGCGTCCAGCAGGGCCGCACCAACCGGCTGGCGAGCTACAACGACTACCGGGAATTGATGAACTATCCCCGCATCACCCGCTTCGAGCAGATCAGCGGCGATCCGGACGTGGTGGCGGCCCTGCGGGACCTGTACGGGACGGTGGACCGGATCGAGTTCTTCGTCGGGCTCTTCGCCGAGGACCTGCCGCCGCGGGCGGCGGTGCCGCCGCTGATCGGCCGCATGGTGGCGGCGGACGCGTTCTCGCACGCGCTGACCAACCCGCTCCTGTCGCCGCAGGTCTACAACGCGGACACGTTCACCCGGGCGGGCATGGCCTGCATCGCCGAGACCTCCACGCTGCGGGACATCGCGGCCCGCAACCTGCCCGGGGGCGGCCGGGGGCTGCGCATCACGATGGACCACCCGCTCCACCGCTCCTCCGCCTGA
- a CDS encoding carboxymuconolactone decarboxylase family protein yields the protein MRRNLVGFVLLAGLGAGGLTAWQGRAPALGREPRFPQLTLETLTDQQRPLGEKIMKISSVGLAGPYNPMIRSPEMAQRMYDLLDYLRWHTSVPTRLNEFAILITGRLWRSQVEWYAHHPLALKAGLSEEVAADLKANRRPRGMKPDEEAVYDFCMELSTKHAVSDETFARAKAVLGEQGVVDLTALTGTYVTVAMLLSMAEEGVPPGKEPPFKPGEP from the coding sequence ATGCGACGCAACCTCGTGGGATTCGTGCTCCTCGCCGGGCTCGGGGCGGGCGGGCTGACCGCCTGGCAGGGGCGGGCGCCGGCCCTCGGCAGGGAGCCGCGCTTCCCGCAACTCACGCTGGAGACCCTCACCGACCAGCAGCGCCCGCTCGGCGAGAAGATCATGAAGATCTCCAGCGTCGGGCTCGCCGGCCCCTACAACCCGATGATCCGCAGTCCCGAGATGGCGCAGCGGATGTACGATCTCCTCGACTACCTGCGCTGGCACACCTCGGTGCCGACGCGGCTGAACGAGTTCGCGATCCTGATCACGGGGCGGCTGTGGCGCTCGCAGGTCGAGTGGTACGCGCATCATCCGCTGGCCCTCAAGGCGGGCCTGTCCGAGGAGGTCGCGGCCGATCTCAAGGCCAATCGGCGCCCGCGCGGCATGAAGCCCGACGAGGAGGCGGTCTACGATTTCTGCATGGAGCTCTCCACCAAGCACGCGGTCTCGGACGAGACCTTCGCGCGGGCGAAGGCCGTGCTGGGCGAGCAGGGCGTGGTCGACCTCACGGCCCTGACCGGCACCTACGTCACGGTGGCGATGCTGCTCAGCATGGCCGAGGAGGGCGTGCCGCCCGGCAAGGAGCCGCCCTTCAAGCCGGGCGAGCCGTGA
- a CDS encoding fumarylacetoacetate hydrolase family protein, with amino-acid sequence MQADRRDFLMGAAGLAAAGAGAAAGLRTGAAAAAASFEMPRGMTLLNMQRQGGYGLGVKTERGILDVTAAAASLGLPAPADMDDLLQNGKGGLLRAVADGAARGPDTLYLREEAVRFAPLVTRPEKIIMMGFNYRHHAAETGTPIPKDPPLFNKYNNALNHHGGTIKLPTAVAREFDYEVELVIVFGRECSNVSEAEALDCVAGYATGNDFSARDLQTLTSQFMIGKTADGFAPLGPYLVTSDLVKDPNNLRLETRVNGVQRQDWNTNDMIFNCRQLISFASKMMTIKPGDIFYTGTPHGVIFGEKKPRAERQWLKPGDEVACSLEGLGELRFRLT; translated from the coding sequence ATGCAGGCAGATCGTCGCGATTTCCTGATGGGCGCGGCCGGGCTGGCGGCCGCCGGCGCCGGGGCGGCCGCGGGGCTGCGGACCGGGGCGGCGGCCGCGGCAGCCTCCTTCGAGATGCCGCGGGGCATGACGCTGCTCAACATGCAGCGCCAGGGGGGCTACGGCCTCGGCGTCAAGACGGAGCGGGGCATCCTCGACGTGACCGCGGCCGCGGCGAGCCTCGGCCTGCCCGCGCCCGCCGACATGGACGACCTCCTGCAGAACGGGAAGGGCGGGCTGCTCCGGGCGGTGGCGGACGGGGCGGCGCGCGGGCCGGACACCCTCTACCTGCGCGAGGAGGCCGTGCGGTTCGCTCCCCTCGTCACGAGGCCCGAGAAGATCATCATGATGGGCTTCAACTACCGGCACCACGCGGCCGAGACCGGAACCCCCATCCCCAAGGACCCTCCGCTCTTCAACAAGTACAACAACGCGCTCAACCACCATGGCGGCACCATCAAGCTGCCGACCGCGGTCGCGCGCGAGTTCGACTACGAGGTCGAGCTGGTGATCGTGTTCGGGCGGGAATGCTCCAACGTGTCGGAGGCGGAGGCCCTGGACTGCGTGGCGGGCTACGCCACCGGCAACGACTTCAGCGCCCGCGACCTGCAGACCCTGACGTCGCAATTCATGATCGGCAAGACGGCGGACGGTTTCGCGCCGCTCGGCCCCTACCTCGTCACCAGCGACCTCGTGAAGGACCCCAACAATCTGCGGCTGGAGACGCGGGTCAACGGCGTCCAGCGGCAGGACTGGAACACCAACGACATGATCTTCAACTGCCGCCAGCTGATCAGCTTCGCCTCCAAGATGATGACGATCAAGCCGGGCGACATCTTCTACACGGGAACGCCGCACGGCGTGATTTTCGGGGAGAAGAAGCCGCGCGCCGAGCGGCAATGGCTGAAGCCCGGGGACGAGGTCGCCTGCAGCCTGGAGGGCCTGGGCGAGCTGCGCTTCCGCCTCACCTGA